A region of Liolophura sinensis isolate JHLJ2023 chromosome 8, CUHK_Ljap_v2, whole genome shotgun sequence DNA encodes the following proteins:
- the LOC135473043 gene encoding integrin alpha-X-like: MKVIVRLVLLAYLAMSVEGNRWSTRRTNCGVSVWSEWSAWSAPAPGGTRTRTREIVRSPRNGGSPCPTLTETASRADPWSRQGVQQKFHNKFMTGHTHYYSFIPDSSRAVGLVEVPNRGAHVLGGGDGGVTLLPRDLLFMIDMSGSISSSDWTTTKQKLAELIERLCGSIGRGPQNNRIAIITFSSRVVLNFNFKAHWTIDSVKNAILAMPQARGSTCTGDAFEYARQYMFEPDTGIRSATESVKEVLVLTDGHSNCGAALPNAVRRLQVKAFVFALAIGDYGISGKAEIESMVSRPLIDHIFSLANFIEFRNMVNEILQYPDKCAPFELK; this comes from the exons atgaaagtaatcgTACGCCTGGTGTTGTTGGCGTACTTGGCCATGTCGGTAGAAGGAAACAGATGGAGTACAAGAAGAACGAACTGTGGGGTTTCCGTCTGGTCAGAATGGTCTGCCTGGTCAGCGCCTGCGCCCGGAGGCACACGAACCCGCACACGAGAGATTGTCCGGTCTCCTCGAAATGGTGGAAGCCCATGTCCGACACTGACAGAAACGGCCTCTAGAGCAG ATCCATGGTCCAGACAGGGAGTCCAGCAGAAGTTCCACAATAAGTTTATGACTGGCCATACTCACTACTACAGTTTCATCCCCGATAGCTCTCGTGCTGTTGGACTAGTAGAGGTCCCCAACCGGGGAGCACATGTGCTTGGTGGTGGCGATGGTGGAGTCACATTACTGCCACGTGATCTCCTCTTCATGATTGACATGAGCGGAAGCATAAGTAGCAGCGATTGGACgacaacaaaacagaaacttGCCGAGTTGATAGAGCGACTGTGTGGGTCCATTGGGAGGGGTCCACAAAATAATCGGATCGCCATTATCACATTCTCCAGCCGGGTTGTGCTCAACTTCAACTTCAAAGCCCACTGGACCATCGACAGTGTGAAAAACGCCATACTGGCCATGCCTCAAGCAAGAGGTTCCACCTGTACCGGTGATGCTTTCGAATATGCTCGCCAATATATGTTTGAACCCGACACAG GAATCCGATCGGCTACAGAGTCCGTGAAGGAAGTACTAGTTTTAACAGACGGACACTCTAACTGTGGAGCCGCCTTGCCAAATGCCGTTAGACGACTTCAGGTGAAGGCTTTTGTCTTTGCCTTGGCTATCGGCGACTACGGAATTTCTGGAAAAGCTGAGATCGAGTCTATGGTTTCCCGTCCTCTCATCGACCATATTTTCTCTCTGGCCAACTTTATCGAATTTCGTAACATGGTAAACGAAATTTTACAATACCCAGATAAATGTGCACCATTTGAATTGAAGTAG
- the LOC135473725 gene encoding uncharacterized protein LOC135473725, giving the protein MVYTTAVFLLGTFVFGTHAWGPTDCAYSVWSEWRSYNSGTFQFRTRDILRNARQGGQPCVGDRVEYRPVNAQLDPGFEGFLSMFLAGNAPSYNLAGGGFYTLSRDFVILLDTTINVQLFPYYKSLVSNILGKVCGDFSSNPSDNRVTMASFDSSETAIHTFSDTQSREIMQDKVLRVPRSQYSTYANIIPAADFARTTLHSDTSGTRTYNNATKEVLLVTSSPDYCSRGLTRALNRLRTVAEVYILVIGRPSNSCLESLTTSPTEFHFRQLEDVAAITDGSALLLDQSQGNNFCVRNTGGGQHY; this is encoded by the exons ATGGTTTACACTACGGCTGTTTTCCTGTTGGGCACCTTCGTCTTCGGCACCCATGCATGGGGTCCGACAGACTGCGCCTACTCCGTCTGGAGCGAATGGAGATCTTACAACAGCGGGACTTTCCAGTTCCGCACTCGGGACATCCTCCGTAACGCCAGGCAAGGTGGCCAGCCATGTGTTGGGGACAGAGTTGAATACAGACCAGTCAACG cGCAACTCGATCCGGGTTTTGAGGGATTTTTGTCCATGTTTTTGGCGGGAAACGCCCCGTCGTACAACTTAGCTGGAGGAGGGTTCTATACGCTGTCACGTGACTTTGTCATTCTTCTCGACACAACAATAAATGTCCAGTTGTTCCCATATTATAAATCTCTGGTGTCGAACATCTTGGGGAAGGTATGCGGGGATTTCTCAAGCAACCCCAGTGACAACCGAGTCACTATGGCGTCGTTTGACAGCTCAGAGACGGCGATTCACACATTTTCTGATACCCagtcaagggagataatgcaGGACAAAGTCCTGAGGGTTCCTAGATCCCAGTACAGCACTTACGCTAACATCATACCGGCAGCTGACTTTGCCAGGACCACTTTGCACAGTGATACTTCAG GCACCAGAACATATAACAATGCAACAAAGGAAGTTCTCCTTGTGACGTCATCTCCGGATTACTGCTCGCGCGGTCTGACCAGAGCCTTGAATCGTCTTCGTACCGTAGCTGAAGTTTACATCCTTGTCATTGGTCGCCCTAGTAACTCCTGCCTGGAGAGCCTTACCACTTCTCCGACCGAGTTTCACTTCCGGCAGCTTGAGGACGTCGCTGCTATCACGGACGGTTCTGCACTTTTGTTAGATCAGTCGCAAGGAAACAACTTCTGCGTTCGCAACACGGGTGGTGGACAACACTACTGA